A single Arachidicoccus sp. BS20 DNA region contains:
- a CDS encoding phosphoadenylyl-sulfate reductase: MTDTITYLFDKISGLNEPETLRFLSDAFPGEVVFSSSFSWEDQAITHMILSEKLPIEIFTLDTGRLFSETYYVWNRTNETYGTNIKPYYPQHEALEKYVTENGPNAFYESPELRKTCCHIRKVEPLNRALKGKKVWITGLRAAHSPERENLEQLEWDESHQLFKYHPLLHWTTDEVKDYIAANHIPYNTLHDKGFVSIGCAPCTRAIREGENFRAGRWWWEDNSKKECGLHVH, translated from the coding sequence ATGACAGATACGATTACATATTTATTCGATAAAATAAGTGGACTAAACGAACCGGAAACGCTTCGTTTTTTGTCCGATGCTTTTCCCGGCGAAGTTGTTTTTTCCAGCAGCTTCAGTTGGGAAGACCAAGCAATTACGCACATGATTTTATCGGAAAAACTACCCATCGAAATTTTCACTTTAGATACAGGCAGATTATTCAGCGAAACATATTATGTGTGGAACAGAACCAATGAAACCTACGGAACAAACATAAAACCTTATTATCCGCAGCACGAAGCGTTGGAAAAATATGTAACGGAAAACGGTCCGAATGCATTTTATGAATCGCCCGAACTGCGCAAAACCTGTTGTCATATTCGCAAAGTGGAACCATTGAACCGCGCGTTGAAAGGCAAGAAAGTTTGGATTACAGGTTTGCGGGCAGCGCATTCGCCTGAGCGGGAAAATCTGGAACAATTGGAATGGGACGAATCGCACCAATTGTTTAAATATCATCCTTTGTTGCATTGGACTACGGATGAAGTAAAAGATTACATCGCCGCCAATCATATTCCTTACAACACGCTGCACGATAAAGGTTTTGTAAGCATCGGCTGTGCGCCTTGTACGCGCGCCATCCGCGAAGGCGAAAATTTCCGCGCAGGTCGCTGGTGGTGGGAAGACAACAGCAAGAAAGAATGCGGTTTACACGTTCATTAA
- the cysD gene encoding sulfate adenylyltransferase subunit CysD yields MSNYQLDYLDQLESEAIHIFREVAGQFERPALLFSGGKDSITLVHLALKAFRPGKFPFPLVHIDTGHNFPEALQFRDELAEKLGEKLIVRNVEDTIKAKHLTEPKGKFASRNQLQTFTLLDTIEEFQFDACIGGARRDEEKARAKERIFSVRDEFGQWDPKLQRPELWNIYNGKIHKGENVRVFPISNWTELDVWNYIRRENIELPSVYFSHEREVLEYQNQLIAISPFIQIDETDTIATRKVRYRTVGDMTCTAAVASEAYSVDDIISEIITSKTSERGETRIDDRVSEAAMEDRKRNGYF; encoded by the coding sequence ATGAGTAATTATCAGTTAGATTATTTAGACCAGTTGGAGTCGGAAGCCATTCACATTTTTCGTGAAGTGGCGGGACAATTTGAACGTCCGGCATTGTTGTTCAGCGGCGGCAAAGATTCCATTACATTGGTGCATTTGGCATTGAAAGCTTTTCGTCCGGGCAAGTTTCCTTTTCCTTTGGTACACATCGATACAGGGCATAATTTTCCCGAAGCCTTGCAATTCCGCGATGAACTGGCAGAAAAACTCGGCGAAAAATTAATTGTGCGCAATGTAGAAGATACCATTAAAGCGAAACATTTAACCGAACCGAAAGGAAAATTTGCAAGCCGTAATCAGTTACAGACTTTCACTTTACTCGATACGATTGAAGAGTTTCAATTCGACGCTTGTATTGGCGGCGCACGGCGCGACGAAGAAAAAGCAAGAGCCAAAGAAAGGATTTTTTCCGTGCGCGATGAGTTTGGTCAATGGGACCCGAAACTGCAACGTCCCGAACTGTGGAATATCTATAACGGAAAAATTCATAAAGGCGAAAATGTGCGCGTATTTCCCATCAGTAATTGGACAGAGTTGGATGTTTGGAATTATATCAGAAGAGAAAATATCGAATTGCCTTCGGTGTATTTCTCGCACGAAAGAGAAGTGCTGGAATATCAGAATCAGTTAATCGCAATTTCGCCTTTTATTCAGATTGATGAAACGGATACAATCGCTACAAGAAAAGTTCGTTACCGCACGGTCGGCGATATGACTTGTACCGCAGCCGTTGCGTCTGAAGCGTATTCCGTGGATGACATCATCAGCGAAATCATCACATCGAAAACAAGCGAGCGCGGCGAAACCCGCATCGATGACAGGGTTTCCGAAGCAGCAATGGAAGACAGAAAAAGGAACGGGTATTTTTAA
- a CDS encoding sulfate adenylyltransferase subunit 1: MDLLRFLTAGSVDDGKSTLIGRLLYDSKNILIDQLEAIERSSKAKNNGTVDLALLTDGLRAEREQGITIDVAYKYFSTPKRKFIIADAPGHIQYTRNMVTGASNADLIIILVDARNGVVEQTRRHSLIASLLNIPHVVVAINKMDLVNYSEEVYNNIVEDYAKVAQALNLNDVVYVPISALDGDNIVDVSEKIDWYKGSPLLEYLEEVEVKGNHNLVNARFPVQYVIRPQIDELHDYRGYAGKIQSGVYKKGDKVKVFPSGAEAIIKAIELNNKEVDEAYAPQSVVLHLEEDVDISRGDSIVKTDDNLKVSQDIDAIICWMDEKPLTIGSKYFLQHNSKVVPAIVKEIKYKLDVNELKKEYEISSASLNEVVEVKLKTASPLAYDAYNSLRENGGAILIDQTSLVTVAAAMLQ, translated from the coding sequence ATGGACTTATTAAGATTCTTAACGGCAGGCAGTGTTGATGATGGCAAAAGCACACTTATCGGGCGTTTGCTCTACGACAGTAAAAATATATTGATTGACCAGCTCGAAGCTATCGAACGCAGCAGCAAAGCAAAGAACAACGGAACGGTTGATTTGGCTTTGCTTACCGACGGTTTGCGCGCCGAACGCGAACAAGGCATCACGATTGATGTGGCGTATAAATATTTTTCCACGCCTAAAAGAAAATTCATCATTGCCGATGCGCCGGGTCATATTCAGTACACACGCAACATGGTTACGGGCGCGTCAAACGCAGACCTCATCATCATTTTGGTAGATGCGCGCAACGGTGTTGTGGAACAAACACGCAGGCATTCCTTGATTGCATCGTTGCTGAATATTCCGCACGTTGTAGTCGCGATTAATAAAATGGACTTGGTCAATTATTCAGAAGAAGTGTATAACAACATTGTGGAAGATTACGCGAAAGTGGCGCAGGCATTGAATTTAAACGATGTTGTATATGTTCCTATCAGCGCGTTGGACGGCGATAATATTGTAGATGTTTCCGAAAAAATTGATTGGTACAAAGGCAGCCCTTTGCTCGAATATCTGGAAGAAGTGGAAGTAAAAGGAAATCATAATTTGGTCAATGCGCGCTTTCCTGTTCAGTATGTGATTCGTCCGCAAATCGATGAACTCCACGATTATCGCGGCTATGCGGGAAAAATTCAAAGCGGCGTTTATAAAAAAGGCGATAAAGTAAAAGTGTTTCCGTCAGGTGCAGAAGCGATTATTAAAGCAATTGAACTTAACAACAAAGAAGTGGATGAAGCTTATGCTCCGCAAAGTGTGGTACTGCATCTCGAAGAAGATGTGGACATCAGTCGTGGAGACAGCATTGTGAAAACCGATGACAACTTAAAAGTATCGCAGGATATTGATGCAATTATTTGTTGGATGGACGAAAAACCTTTGACCATCGGAAGTAAATATTTTTTGCAGCACAACAGTAAAGTCGTTCCTGCAATCGTCAAAGAAATCAAGTACAAGCTTGATGTAAACGAGCTGAAAAAAGAATATGAAATCAGCAGCGCATCGTTGAACGAAGTAGTTGAAGTAAAGCTGAAAACCGCGTCGCCGTTAGCTTACGACGCATATAATTCTTTAAGAGAAAACGGCGGAGCGATATTGATTGACCAAACGAGTCTGGTAACAGTTGCCGCAGCGATGTTGCAATAA
- the cobA gene encoding uroporphyrinogen-III C-methyltransferase, protein MKKIAQGKVIIAGAGPGDAELITLKAARALQRADVVLTDRLVSEEILHEHVSPLAKIIFVGKEGCNNAQSVSQKEINQMLIDEASQGKLVVRLKGGDVAFFSNVLDELYTLVEHEIHYEIIPGITAASGASAYSGIPLTARNHARSVRFVTYSHNKFSENYWNELATTEDTLVFYMSGENWYDLAEQFIQHNISNNKKIAIVQQATTTYQKVFVHDFDELKRSKPEHDFVSPSLIIVGKVVNLHEEFSWKENSKVDENYFRPATRKHIEVINENKLSA, encoded by the coding sequence GTGAAAAAAATTGCTCAAGGGAAAGTAATTATTGCGGGCGCAGGACCCGGCGACGCGGAACTGATCACGCTGAAAGCCGCGCGTGCGCTGCAACGCGCCGATGTGGTTTTGACTGACCGATTGGTAAGCGAAGAAATCTTGCATGAACACGTATCGCCGTTGGCAAAAATTATTTTCGTGGGCAAAGAAGGCTGTAACAATGCGCAATCCGTTTCACAAAAAGAAATCAACCAGATGCTGATAGATGAAGCATCTCAAGGCAAATTGGTGGTTCGTTTGAAGGGCGGCGATGTTGCCTTTTTTTCCAATGTTTTGGACGAATTATACACGCTTGTAGAGCATGAAATTCATTACGAAATTATTCCCGGAATCACGGCGGCATCGGGCGCTTCGGCGTATTCAGGCATTCCGTTGACGGCGCGCAATCACGCGCGCAGCGTGCGTTTCGTAACTTATTCGCACAATAAATTTTCTGAGAATTATTGGAACGAACTGGCAACTACGGAAGATACTTTGGTATTTTATATGTCCGGCGAAAATTGGTATGATTTAGCGGAACAATTTATTCAGCACAATATTTCCAACAATAAAAAAATTGCGATTGTGCAGCAAGCAACAACGACGTATCAAAAAGTGTTTGTGCATGATTTTGATGAATTAAAAAGGAGTAAGCCCGAACATGATTTTGTTTCTCCGTCTTTAATTATCGTGGGCAAAGTTGTGAACCTGCACGAAGAATTTTCCTGGAAAGAAAACAGCAAGGTTGATGAAAATTATTTCCGTCCTGCGACAAGAAAACACATCGAAGTTATCAACGAAAACAAATTAAGCGCATAA
- a CDS encoding diflavin oxidoreductase — MLYETKKEIFNDLIKSASREELIWMNGFITGLLNASNPDVSGIVENNVSVTTKIDKLTILYATETGNAKSVATKFASTTKKIGIKTKLVSADQYRISDLPKEEYLLVVISTQGDGEPPVSAAKFYNAIHENDLQLNKLKYGVLGLGDTSYPLFCKAGEDVDEQLALRGAKRIIDLQKCDTDYEDAANEWFEKTISLLNNNDAKPTPQKASAKSTGKKIYEGTIVTNINLNDIDSNKETYHIEISAEDAAYNSGDALGIVPENPKAVVKEILHLTNVDADTKIAWKDDEYSVSELLTKKLQIIYLHERVVKKYASIVQQDIPETRINLTDLLKIYPVKNEDEFIQVLQILEPIAPRLYSISSSPEAHSGEVHITVARDKFIVNDKEEVGLCSGYLSQLDTETKINFYIHPNKIFRLPAEHKDVIMIGPGTGIAPFRSFLFERDAQGASGRNWLFFGDQHFTSDFLYQTEIQSFIETGLLTRFNAAFSRDQEHKIYVQHKLLQHSADVFDWLENGAYIYICGAKEPMSVDVEKALIEIIAQQKNIDESQAETYFEQLKEEGRLLKDVY, encoded by the coding sequence ATGTTATACGAAACGAAAAAAGAAATTTTTAATGATTTGATTAAGTCCGCTTCACGAGAAGAATTAATCTGGATGAACGGATTTATAACGGGCTTGCTAAATGCTTCAAACCCTGATGTTTCGGGCATTGTAGAGAATAATGTGTCCGTTACAACCAAGATTGACAAGCTCACGATTTTGTATGCAACCGAAACAGGAAATGCAAAATCTGTTGCCACAAAATTTGCTTCAACAACTAAAAAAATAGGCATTAAAACAAAGCTCGTTTCGGCAGACCAATATCGCATTTCCGATTTACCGAAAGAGGAATATTTATTGGTTGTCATCAGTACGCAAGGCGATGGCGAACCGCCTGTTTCCGCAGCGAAATTTTATAATGCGATTCACGAAAATGACTTGCAGTTGAACAAGCTGAAATACGGCGTGCTTGGCTTAGGCGATACATCATATCCTTTGTTTTGCAAAGCTGGTGAAGATGTGGATGAACAGTTGGCTTTGCGCGGCGCAAAACGCATTATCGATTTACAAAAATGCGACACCGATTATGAAGATGCGGCAAATGAATGGTTTGAAAAAACTATTTCGCTTTTAAATAACAACGACGCGAAACCAACGCCACAAAAGGCTTCCGCGAAATCGACAGGAAAGAAAATATATGAAGGAACAATTGTTACCAACATCAATTTGAATGATATTGATTCCAATAAAGAAACATATCATATAGAAATTTCGGCGGAAGATGCTGCGTATAATTCCGGCGATGCTTTGGGAATTGTTCCCGAAAATCCGAAGGCTGTTGTGAAAGAAATTTTGCATTTAACCAACGTTGATGCAGATACTAAAATCGCCTGGAAAGATGATGAATACAGCGTTTCAGAACTTTTGACAAAGAAACTGCAAATCATTTATCTGCACGAAAGAGTGGTAAAAAAATATGCTTCAATCGTTCAGCAGGACATCCCCGAAACGAGAATTAATCTTACTGATTTATTGAAAATTTATCCCGTTAAAAACGAAGATGAATTTATACAGGTATTGCAAATTTTGGAACCCATTGCGCCGCGCTTGTATTCGATTTCTTCATCTCCGGAGGCACATTCTGGCGAAGTTCATATCACGGTTGCAAGAGATAAGTTTATTGTGAACGATAAGGAAGAAGTTGGTTTGTGTTCGGGTTATCTTTCGCAGTTAGATACGGAAACAAAAATCAATTTTTACATTCATCCGAATAAAATTTTCCGTCTTCCTGCGGAGCATAAAGATGTGATTATGATTGGTCCCGGCACAGGCATTGCGCCGTTCCGTTCGTTCCTCTTTGAGCGCGATGCACAGGGCGCTTCGGGAAGAAACTGGCTCTTCTTCGGCGACCAACATTTCACAAGCGATTTCCTGTATCAAACCGAAATTCAATCATTCATTGAAACAGGTTTGCTCACGAGATTTAATGCCGCTTTTTCGCGCGACCAGGAACATAAAATTTATGTGCAGCACAAATTACTACAGCATTCGGCGGATGTTTTTGACTGGCTCGAAAACGGTGCGTACATCTACATCTGCGGCGCAAAAGAACCGATGAGTGTGGACGTTGAAAAAGCATTGATTGAAATTATTGCGCAGCAAAAAAACATTGATGAATCGCAGGCTGAGACCTATTTTGAACAATTGAAAGAAGAGGGACGATTGTTGAAAGATGTGTATTAG
- a CDS encoding NADPH-dependent assimilatory sulfite reductase hemoprotein subunit, with product MSNESPLEKIKKNSKGLRGTLVESLNDEYTGAIREDDQALVKFHGMYLQDDRDRREQRAEKKLDRLWSFMLRLRLPGGFLTAEQWESLHHIAGKYSTGIIKITTRQTVQLHGILKQNTKPTHKEFNLMKLDSIAACGDVNRNVLATAHPKASPVHQEVFEAADKLSALLKPKTRAYYEIFVGEEKISEKVEEDPLYHDSYLPRKFKIALAIPPYNDVDVFTNDVALIAIVKNKKLIGYNVAAGGGMGTTHGNSATYPRLASMLGYIDKKDLDKVVYEIATTQRDFGNREDRKLSRLKYTVDRLGLNVFKAEVEKRTGITFQPAKPYKFTHRIDDFGWAKNHENKWYYTAFVETGRVYDGDNVSFKQAFLEIAEARKANFRFTANQNIIISDVEGKDKAWVDEILTKYGVVKATENASLIRKESIACVALNTCPLALAEGQRYLPSLIDKVDTLINKHQLNNQNISIRMTGCPNGCARPYAAEIGFVGTASGHYNLMLGADSIGERLNKIYKESLDEESILSELDNLLGSYASQKNAQESFGDFVVRKGIVN from the coding sequence ATGAGCAATGAATCTCCATTAGAAAAAATAAAAAAGAACAGCAAAGGTTTACGCGGCACTTTGGTCGAAAGCCTGAATGATGAATATACAGGCGCAATACGTGAAGACGACCAGGCGCTTGTAAAATTTCATGGAATGTATTTGCAAGACGACCGTGACAGGCGCGAACAACGCGCCGAGAAAAAGCTCGACCGTTTGTGGTCTTTCATGTTACGATTGCGGTTGCCCGGCGGTTTTCTCACGGCGGAACAATGGGAAAGCCTGCATCATATTGCGGGAAAATATTCGACAGGCATTATTAAAATTACGACACGCCAAACGGTGCAACTGCACGGCATTTTAAAGCAAAATACAAAGCCTACGCACAAGGAATTTAATTTGATGAAACTCGATTCTATCGCGGCTTGCGGCGATGTAAACAGAAATGTTTTGGCAACCGCACATCCGAAGGCATCGCCTGTTCATCAGGAAGTTTTTGAAGCGGCGGACAAGTTGAGTGCACTGCTGAAACCCAAGACACGAGCGTATTACGAAATTTTCGTAGGCGAAGAAAAGATTTCGGAAAAAGTAGAAGAAGACCCTTTGTATCACGACAGTTATTTGCCGCGCAAATTCAAAATTGCGTTAGCAATTCCACCTTATAATGATGTGGATGTTTTTACAAATGATGTTGCGTTGATTGCGATTGTCAAGAATAAAAAATTAATCGGTTACAATGTTGCTGCAGGCGGCGGCATGGGAACAACGCACGGTAACAGCGCGACTTATCCGCGCCTGGCATCTATGCTTGGTTATATCGATAAAAAAGATTTGGATAAAGTGGTTTATGAAATTGCCACAACGCAGCGTGACTTCGGAAATCGTGAAGACAGAAAGTTGTCGCGATTGAAATATACAGTTGATAGATTGGGTTTGAATGTGTTTAAAGCAGAAGTGGAAAAGCGTACGGGCATTACGTTTCAGCCTGCAAAGCCTTATAAATTTACACACAGAATTGACGATTTCGGCTGGGCAAAAAATCATGAAAATAAATGGTATTACACCGCTTTTGTGGAAACAGGAAGAGTATATGACGGCGACAATGTTTCTTTCAAACAAGCGTTTTTGGAAATAGCCGAAGCGCGTAAAGCCAACTTCCGTTTTACGGCAAATCAAAACATTATCATAAGCGATGTTGAAGGAAAAGATAAGGCTTGGGTTGATGAGATTTTGACAAAATACGGCGTTGTTAAAGCAACGGAAAACGCATCTTTAATTCGCAAAGAATCCATTGCTTGTGTCGCGTTAAACACTTGTCCGCTGGCACTTGCGGAAGGTCAAAGATATTTGCCTTCGTTGATTGATAAAGTTGATACACTTATCAACAAACATCAATTAAACAATCAAAATATTTCTATTCGCATGACGGGTTGTCCAAATGGTTGCGCGCGACCTTACGCTGCGGAAATAGGTTTTGTAGGCACGGCTTCCGGGCATTATAATTTGATGCTTGGCGCAGACAGCATCGGCGAAAGACTGAACAAAATTTATAAAGAGAGTTTGGACGAAGAAAGCATTTTAAGTGAGTTGGATAATTTGCTTGGAAGCTATGCTTCGCAGAAAAATGCGCAAGAAAGTTTCGGGGATTTTGTGGTAAGAAAAGGCATTGTTAATTAA
- a CDS encoding TSUP family transporter, translating into MSNTTTKHIVQPTTNPLFPIFLKLEQLHLLLIGAGNVGVEKLSAVLSNAPETKVTVVAKKVNEDFKQLFSNKENIQIVEKPYDNSDLNNCDIAIIAVNNIALAQQIKADAQQKNILVNVADKPALCDFYLGSIASKGSIKVAISTNGKSPTVAKRLKEIINQSLPEELETSLDNLQQLRKSLNGDFHSKVEKLNEVTQILIKPKEKETVQKPLVLRVSFWKKAGLYAMSVLAIMLFGYWLFGFVLPVHWIDNSFHYLSNSLDTNFFWMFAAGFLAQLVDGAMGMGYGVLSTTLLSSISGIQIAGISSSVHMAEMFSVGTAGISHYKYKHVNKRLWVALVIPGAVGAVLGAIFIGTLGKTFGAYSKPLVAAYTFYLGFKILKKAFKNLRMQRQRKLINVRPVAFVGGFLDAFGGGWGPLVTSTLISGGRDPLYTIGSSTFTKFFTSIASTATFIIVFHQMHFQIIAGLIFGGMIAAPIAAKLSGKFPLKTMFICVGILVMLCSLRNIFAAFL; encoded by the coding sequence GTGTCTAACACAACAACTAAACATATCGTTCAACCAACAACAAATCCGTTGTTCCCCATTTTCTTAAAATTGGAGCAATTGCATTTACTGTTGATTGGCGCCGGAAATGTAGGCGTGGAGAAGCTTTCAGCCGTTTTGTCCAACGCGCCGGAAACGAAAGTTACTGTTGTCGCAAAAAAGGTAAATGAAGATTTTAAGCAATTATTCAGCAATAAAGAAAATATCCAAATCGTTGAAAAGCCTTATGACAACAGTGATTTGAACAATTGTGATATTGCAATTATTGCCGTAAATAATATTGCTTTAGCGCAACAAATAAAAGCAGATGCGCAACAAAAAAATATTTTAGTAAACGTTGCCGACAAGCCAGCTCTGTGCGATTTTTATTTAGGCTCGATTGCTTCAAAAGGCAGCATTAAAGTTGCTATTTCTACCAATGGAAAATCGCCGACCGTCGCGAAGCGGTTAAAAGAAATTATTAATCAATCGTTGCCCGAAGAGTTGGAAACTTCTTTGGACAATCTTCAGCAATTAAGAAAAAGCCTGAACGGAGATTTTCATTCCAAAGTGGAAAAGCTGAATGAGGTTACGCAAATTTTAATCAAACCGAAAGAAAAAGAAACCGTTCAAAAGCCGCTTGTGTTACGGGTTTCGTTTTGGAAGAAAGCCGGTTTATATGCAATGTCAGTTTTAGCAATTATGTTGTTCGGCTATTGGTTATTCGGTTTTGTTTTACCTGTTCATTGGATTGATAATAGCTTTCATTATCTGTCAAACAGTTTAGATACAAATTTCTTTTGGATGTTCGCGGCAGGCTTTCTTGCACAGTTAGTCGATGGCGCCATGGGTATGGGTTACGGCGTATTATCTACCACTTTGTTATCAAGTATTTCCGGTATTCAGATTGCGGGTATCAGCAGCAGCGTTCACATGGCAGAAATGTTTTCCGTAGGTACGGCAGGCATCAGCCACTATAAATATAAACACGTCAATAAAAGATTGTGGGTAGCATTGGTTATCCCGGGTGCAGTAGGCGCGGTGCTTGGCGCAATATTTATCGGCACATTGGGCAAGACTTTCGGTGCGTATTCAAAGCCTCTTGTTGCAGCTTATACTTTTTATTTAGGGTTTAAAATCCTGAAAAAAGCATTTAAAAATTTACGGATGCAACGGCAGAGAAAATTAATCAACGTCCGTCCTGTTGCATTCGTCGGCGGTTTTTTGGATGCGTTTGGCGGCGGCTGGGGACCGCTTGTTACAAGCACTTTAATCTCCGGTGGGCGCGACCCGTTATACACTATCGGTTCATCTACCTTTACAAAATTCTTTACTTCTATTGCAAGCACCGCAACATTCATTATCGTATTTCATCAAATGCACTTTCAGATAATTGCGGGATTGATTTTCGGCGGAATGATTGCTGCACCTATTGCCGCAAAACTATCGGGAAAATTTCCTTTAAAAACCATGTTTATTTGTGTGGGCATTCTGGTAATGCTTTGCAGTCTGCGCAATATTTTCGCTGCCTTTTTGTAA
- the tgt gene encoding tRNA guanosine(34) transglycosylase Tgt — MAALQFSLRSKDNHTKARAGKITTDHGEILTPIFMPVGTVGSVKAVNQQQLKSIVAAQIILGNTYHLYLRPGTDVLEQAGGLHKFNGWDKPILTDSGGYQVFSLSGTRKIKEEGVIFQSHIDGSRHLFSPEKVMDIERSIGADIIMAFDECPPAGCEYIYAKKSMELTHRWLDRCVARVNETEGKYGYTQNLFPIVQGNTFKDLRTASAEYIASKNAVGNAIGGLSVGEPEDVMYEFTALCCDILPQAKPRYLMGVGTPWNILEGISLGVDMFDCVMPTRNGRNGMLFTSQGVINIKNKKWATDFSPIDDGFVCETSNYYSKAYLRHLFVSQELLGLQLASIHNLAFYLWLVGEARKHILEGDFASWKNEMVVRLKQRL, encoded by the coding sequence ATGGCAGCATTGCAATTTTCTCTCCGCTCAAAAGACAATCATACAAAAGCCCGCGCAGGAAAAATTACCACAGACCACGGCGAAATTCTTACACCTATTTTTATGCCCGTAGGCACCGTAGGCAGTGTGAAAGCTGTAAACCAGCAACAGCTGAAAAGTATTGTAGCTGCGCAAATTATTCTTGGCAACACGTATCATTTATACCTGCGTCCCGGAACGGACGTTTTGGAACAAGCCGGCGGTTTGCATAAGTTCAATGGTTGGGACAAGCCGATTCTTACGGATAGCGGTGGTTATCAAGTTTTTTCTCTTTCAGGAACAAGAAAAATTAAAGAAGAAGGCGTGATTTTTCAATCGCACATCGATGGCAGCCGACATTTATTTTCTCCCGAAAAAGTAATGGATATTGAGCGCAGCATCGGTGCAGATATTATTATGGCTTTTGATGAGTGTCCGCCTGCAGGTTGCGAATATATTTATGCGAAAAAAAGCATGGAACTTACGCATCGCTGGCTCGACAGATGCGTTGCACGAGTAAACGAAACCGAAGGCAAATACGGTTATACGCAGAACCTTTTCCCGATTGTTCAGGGCAATACGTTTAAAGATTTGCGCACGGCTTCGGCGGAATATATTGCTTCTAAAAATGCTGTGGGCAATGCTATCGGCGGTTTGAGCGTAGGAGAGCCGGAAGATGTAATGTATGAGTTTACAGCGCTTTGCTGCGATATTTTGCCGCAGGCTAAACCGCGTTATTTAATGGGTGTGGGCACACCATGGAATATTCTCGAAGGTATTTCACTCGGCGTGGATATGTTTGATTGTGTGATGCCTACGCGCAATGGTCGCAACGGAATGTTGTTTACATCGCAAGGCGTTATCAATATTAAAAATAAAAAATGGGCAACCGATTTTTCGCCGATTGATGATGGTTTTGTATGCGAAACGAGCAATTATTATTCAAAAGCATATCTCCGCCATTTATTTGTAAGTCAGGAATTGTTGGGTTTACAGTTGGCGAGCATACATAATCTTGCTTTTTATTTATGGTTGGTAGGCGAAGCAAGAAAACATATACTTGAAGGCGATTTTGCAAGCTGGAAAAATGAAATGGTTGTACGATTAAAGCAGCGTTTGTAA
- the surE gene encoding 5'/3'-nucleotidase SurE, whose amino-acid sequence MLPEVMSKGKKKEKEPVILIVNDDGILAPGIRALVEAVRGLGKIVVVAPDKAQSGMGHAITIGQPLRLTKVDVFDGIESYQCSGTPVDCVKLAADKVLHKKPEICLSGINHGANHSINVIYSGTMSAALEASIEGIPSIGFSLLDHSVEADFSAAKYYVRLLVNELLGKKLDKHFCLNVNIPAIPLELIKGVKVCRQAYAKHQEDFEERIDPAGKNYYWLAGEFVSFDKKKDTDVWALENNYVSVVPVQFDLTNYKLKTELDKKLHFDIRKR is encoded by the coding sequence TTGTTACCGGAAGTTATGTCGAAAGGAAAGAAAAAAGAAAAAGAGCCTGTAATATTAATCGTGAATGACGATGGCATTTTGGCGCCGGGCATTCGCGCATTGGTAGAGGCGGTGCGTGGACTGGGAAAAATTGTGGTAGTAGCACCGGACAAAGCCCAAAGTGGTATGGGACACGCTATTACCATCGGACAGCCGTTGCGCTTGACAAAAGTGGACGTTTTTGACGGTATTGAAAGTTACCAATGTTCCGGTACACCTGTTGATTGTGTGAAACTCGCGGCGGATAAAGTGCTGCATAAAAAACCGGAGATTTGTTTAAGTGGAATTAATCATGGAGCCAATCATTCTATCAATGTGATTTATTCCGGTACTATGTCAGCGGCGCTGGAAGCGAGTATTGAAGGCATTCCGAGTATCGGGTTTAGTTTGCTCGACCATAGTGTGGAAGCCGATTTTTCCGCAGCTAAATATTATGTACGTCTTTTGGTCAATGAATTGCTGGGTAAAAAATTGGATAAGCATTTTTGTTTGAATGTCAATATTCCCGCCATTCCGCTTGAATTAATCAAAGGTGTAAAAGTATGCAGGCAAGCTTATGCCAAGCATCAGGAAGATTTTGAAGAACGCATCGACCCGGCAGGAAAAAATTATTATTGGCTCGCGGGAGAATTTGTTAGCTTTGATAAGAAAAAAGATACGGACGTGTGGGCGCTGGAAAATAATTATGTAAGCGTGGTGCCTGTACAGTTCGACCTGACTAATTACAAATTAAAAACTGAGCTGGATAAAAAACTTCATTTCGATATTCGCAAAAGATAA